One genomic window of Solanum dulcamara chromosome 10, daSolDulc1.2, whole genome shotgun sequence includes the following:
- the LOC129871123 gene encoding probable E3 ubiquitin-protein ligase RHC2A — protein sequence MSSTYWCYRCNRFYRVWSEESITCPGCNTGFVEEIEAPNRSTLSGSRRRHFPPAVMQTAARNTEQSPASGYGSGSSPGVRRNRRNTGDRSPFNPVIVLRGSTNGGGAGGEGGGGGGGGGFELYYDDGAGSGLRPLPASMSEFLLGSGFDRLLDQLAQIEANGIGRMENPPASKAAIESLPTIEIIHSHIVTESCCAVCKEAFELGTEAREMPCKHLYHSDCILPWLSLRNSCPVCRHELPSETRDVVDPNRAPPAPPSEQSVAANDEGEEAVGLTIWRLPGGGFAVGRLGRRGGERALPVVFTEMDGGFNNNNNGVPRRISWGSRGSELRQSGGFRRFFGNLFSCFGGVGSSGSSSSSDSRINQSRSSSMSSVFLASARRRRGWGFEANNGVRRW from the coding sequence ATGTCTTCAACTTATTGGTGTTATAGATGCAATAGATTTTACAGAGTATGGAGTGAAGAATCGATTACTTGTCCCGGTTGTAACACCGGATTTGTTGAAGAAATTGAGGCTCCGAACCGATCCACGCTGTCGGGGTCTCGACGGAGGCATTTCCCTCCGGCGGTGATGCAGACGGCAGCGCGCAACACGGAGCAGTCTCCTGCTTCGGGTTATGGTTCCGGGTCAAGTCCGGGTGTTCGTAGGAACCGGAGGAATACTGGTGACCGGTCGCCGTTTAATCCAGTGATAGTCCTTCGTGGTTCTACAAATGGAGGTGGTGCGGGTGGGGAAGGTGGAGGTGGCGGGGGTGGAGGGGGGTTCGAACTGTATTATGATGATGGAGCCGGGTCGGGTTTGAGACCCTTACCTGCGAGTATGTCCGAGTTTTTACTCGGGTCGGGTTTTGATAGGCTTTTGGATCAGCTGGCACAGATTGAAGCTAATGGGATTGGAAGAATGGAGAATCCACCAGCTTCAAAAGCTGCAATTGAGTCACTGCCAACAATTGAGATAATTCATTCTCATATTGTGACTGAATCTTGTTGTGCAGTGTGTAAAGAGGCATTCGAATTAGGCACTGAGGCGCGCGAAATGCCCTGTAAGCATTTATATCATTCAGATTGCATACTCCCATGGCTTTCGCTGCGCAATTCATGTCCAGTTTGTAGGCATGAATTGCCCTCGGAGACTCGGGATGTTGTCGATCCGAATAGAGCACCACCAGCACCACCGAGTGAACAGAGTGTAGCAGCAAATGATGAAGGGGAGGAAGCTGTTGGATTGACAATATGGAGATTACCTGGTGGTGGATTTGCTGTTGGGAGGTTAGGTAGGAGAGGTGGGGAGAGAGCTCTTCCTGTTGTATTCACTGAAATGGATGGTGGgtttaataataacaataatgggGTTCCAAGGAGAATTTCATGGGGTTCTAGAGGGAGCGAATTGCGACAAAGTGGTGGCTTTAGGAGGTTTTTTGGGAACTTGTTTTCGTGTTTTGGTGGTGTTGGTTCATCAGGGTCAAGCTCTAGTTCAGATTCTAGGATAAATCAGAGCAGAAGTAGTTCAATGTCATCTGTCTTTCTTGCTTCAGCAAGAAGGCGCAGGGGCTGGGGTTTCGAAGCTAATAATGGAGTTAGAAGATGGTAA